A portion of the Lysinibacillus timonensis genome contains these proteins:
- a CDS encoding KinB-signaling pathway activation protein, producing the protein MTIRNWVKFFFMCILIGGIVTGVAGIFVRWNFFQPYLASGQIGEFLAAFGWMILLGVTMSVIAQAGFFAYLTLHQVGVGVFKTLTLWNWVQVLLIIILLFDLIVFRFAPSAQSIQDWLLYGGLLILLVFGALATAVKKVQLTNKKHILVSSLFFMIVVTSLEWIIALMGRQGNIDTYVALLLFPLVAVNAYQLLALPKYNAKSDEDRKRLEQRRKERKLANS; encoded by the coding sequence GTGACTATACGAAATTGGGTTAAATTTTTCTTCATGTGCATACTAATTGGTGGCATTGTCACTGGTGTCGCAGGTATTTTTGTACGTTGGAACTTTTTCCAACCGTACTTAGCATCTGGTCAAATAGGTGAGTTCCTAGCTGCTTTTGGTTGGATGATATTGTTAGGCGTAACAATGAGTGTTATCGCTCAAGCCGGTTTTTTTGCCTATTTAACATTGCACCAAGTTGGTGTAGGTGTTTTTAAAACCTTAACATTATGGAACTGGGTTCAAGTTTTATTAATCATCATTTTGTTGTTTGATTTAATCGTATTCCGATTTGCCCCAAGTGCACAAAGCATACAAGATTGGTTATTATATGGTGGTCTTTTAATTCTTTTGGTCTTTGGTGCTCTTGCAACAGCAGTAAAAAAAGTACAATTAACAAATAAAAAACATATTTTAGTGTCATCGTTATTTTTCATGATTGTTGTAACATCTCTTGAATGGATTATTGCTTTAATGGGTAGACAAGGTAATATTGATACATATGTTGCATTGTTATTATTCCCACTTGTAGCGGTTAATGCATACCAATTGTTGGCTTTGCCAAAGTATAATGCTAAATCCGATGAGGATCGTAAACGATTAGAACAACGTCGAAAAGAACGAAAATTAGCTAATAGCTAA
- the gerD gene encoding spore germination lipoprotein GerD — protein MFKRIFPLLLFVVLLLASCSESPGNTLSYDEIKKIMLDTIQTEDGKKALRQLLEDPSIRELIVLEHDEVESAIKSTLLSQDAQDFWKKTFEDPAFKEAMANSMKDQQTDIMKQLIKNATFQEDLVSFFGQPEMQKQLETILKSATLRKQMEEVVMQTIDDPLLQTKWQELIKKSGEGTSQSGGESGGGESGGGESGGGGESGGGGESGGGGGS, from the coding sequence ATGTTCAAACGCATTTTCCCCTTGTTATTGTTTGTAGTTCTGCTATTAGCCAGTTGCTCAGAAAGCCCGGGAAATACTCTTTCTTATGATGAAATAAAGAAAATAATGTTGGATACTATCCAAACAGAAGATGGTAAGAAAGCACTCCGTCAGCTCTTAGAGGACCCGAGTATTCGTGAATTAATTGTACTTGAACATGATGAGGTAGAAAGTGCAATTAAGAGTACTTTACTATCACAGGATGCTCAAGACTTTTGGAAAAAAACATTTGAAGATCCAGCTTTTAAAGAAGCTATGGCCAATAGTATGAAAGATCAGCAAACAGACATCATGAAACAGCTAATTAAAAATGCAACTTTCCAAGAAGACTTAGTGTCATTCTTTGGACAACCAGAAATGCAGAAGCAACTCGAGACAATTTTAAAAAGTGCTACATTACGAAAGCAAATGGAAGAAGTTGTGATGCAAACGATAGATGATCCACTTTTACAAACAAAATGGCAAGAGCTAATCAAAAAGTCCGGTGAAGGAACTTCCCAAAGTGGTGGCGAATCTGGTGGTGGCGAATCTGGTGGTGGCGAATCCGGCGGTGGTGGTGAATCCGGCGGCGGTGGCGAATCCGGCGGTGGTGGCGGAAGCTAA
- a CDS encoding Mrp/NBP35 family ATP-binding protein codes for MITEQIVREVLGKLEDPFLHKTLAQTNGILNVSVKEEKNHVSVKVAIAKTNTPEQMQLQMKIVEALKEAGAASVGIRFEELSTEVLESFRGQVTESEAHDILSPLSTVQVIAIASGKGGVGKSTVSVNLAVALSRLGKKVGLIDADIYGFSVPDMMGIQEMPVVKEDRIYPVDRMGVKVISMGFFVENNAPIVWRGPMLGKVLDQFFRDVDWGEIDYLLLDLPPGTGDVALDIHQALPTSKEIIVTTPHPTAAFVAARAGAMALQTNHDILGVIENMAWFESKSTGEREYVFGKGGGPKLADELRTQLLGQVPLGQPDWSKEDFAPSVYDEEHPTGKIYLEIAQKVIDQLEK; via the coding sequence TTGATAACTGAACAAATAGTCAGAGAAGTATTAGGTAAACTAGAAGACCCATTTTTACATAAAACATTAGCACAAACAAATGGTATATTAAATGTATCAGTTAAAGAAGAAAAAAATCACGTAAGTGTTAAAGTGGCAATTGCCAAAACAAATACTCCTGAACAAATGCAGTTACAAATGAAAATTGTAGAGGCCTTGAAAGAAGCGGGCGCTGCATCAGTAGGGATTCGATTTGAAGAATTGTCAACTGAAGTGTTAGAAAGTTTCCGAGGTCAAGTGACAGAATCGGAGGCGCACGATATTCTATCGCCGTTATCTACAGTGCAAGTAATTGCAATTGCCTCAGGTAAGGGCGGAGTAGGTAAATCTACTGTATCTGTTAACTTGGCTGTTGCACTAAGCCGCTTAGGTAAAAAAGTAGGTTTAATTGATGCTGATATCTATGGATTTAGTGTACCTGATATGATGGGTATTCAAGAGATGCCAGTGGTAAAAGAAGATCGTATCTATCCTGTTGATCGTATGGGTGTCAAAGTTATATCAATGGGATTCTTTGTTGAGAACAATGCCCCAATTGTTTGGCGTGGACCGATGCTAGGTAAAGTATTAGATCAATTCTTCCGTGATGTAGATTGGGGAGAGATTGATTACTTGTTATTAGATTTACCACCAGGTACTGGTGACGTTGCACTTGATATACATCAAGCCTTACCAACATCTAAAGAAATTATTGTTACAACACCACATCCAACTGCTGCTTTTGTTGCAGCTCGTGCAGGAGCGATGGCCTTACAAACAAATCATGACATACTTGGTGTAATTGAAAATATGGCATGGTTTGAATCGAAGAGCACAGGTGAACGAGAATATGTATTTGGAAAAGGTGGAGGTCCAAAACTTGCTGACGAATTACGTACACAGCTTTTAGGCCAAGTACCACTTGGACAACCAGATTGGTCAAAAGAAGACTTTGCACCATCTGTTTACGATGAAGAACACCCTACAGGCAAAATTTATTTAGAAATTGCTCAAAAAGTAATCGATCAATTAGAAAAGTAA
- a CDS encoding N-acetylmuramoyl-L-alanine amidase, producing MKRWLALIVILLVCLAVVVYETSASDRKFFLPEPLGGVKIVVDAGHGGIDGGASSQAVIEKDVTLAIAKKVESQLKRMGAEVVMTRTTDGDALAEHAPGEEFPTIRERKKQDIFLREEIVKSNEPEIFVTIHANAIPEEKWRGAQVFYHASGHPNSELLAKSVQDSIKNTLQNTEREALAIKQIYLLKKAEAPAILVETGFLSNTEERELLSDENYQEKMANAIVDGIENYVNMEFE from the coding sequence TTGAAACGTTGGCTTGCTCTAATTGTTATTTTATTAGTTTGTTTAGCTGTGGTTGTATATGAGACAAGCGCATCAGATCGTAAGTTCTTTTTACCTGAACCGCTTGGCGGAGTGAAAATCGTTGTTGATGCTGGTCACGGTGGTATTGATGGAGGGGCATCCTCACAAGCTGTCATTGAAAAAGATGTCACGCTTGCCATTGCAAAGAAAGTTGAAAGTCAGTTAAAACGAATGGGTGCAGAAGTAGTCATGACGCGTACGACAGATGGGGATGCACTTGCCGAACATGCACCGGGTGAAGAGTTCCCGACTATACGGGAACGTAAGAAACAAGATATTTTCTTACGTGAAGAAATTGTGAAATCAAACGAGCCTGAAATTTTTGTTACCATTCATGCAAATGCAATACCAGAAGAAAAATGGCGTGGAGCCCAAGTATTCTATCACGCAAGTGGGCATCCGAATAGCGAATTATTAGCAAAATCAGTACAAGACTCGATCAAAAACACGTTACAAAACACGGAACGTGAAGCTTTAGCTATTAAACAAATCTATTTATTAAAGAAAGCAGAAGCGCCTGCGATTTTAGTTGAAACAGGATTCCTAAGTAACACCGAAGAACGCGAACTATTATCTGATGAAAATTATCAGGAGAAAATGGCAAATGCTATTGTAGATGGAATTGAAAATTATGTAAATATGGAATTCGAATAA
- a CDS encoding ABC transporter ATP-binding protein: MFTQTNRQSVPRNLLKHPGGRFNGPAEKAKNQKGTIKRIWSYLKNERLGLISAIVFVILSSILSLLGPLLIGVIIDQFILVMDLDGTIRMVLLLTGIYVAGAILMWLQTLVMIHVSQKTIWQLRQHLFDKFQTLPLSSFDKRQQGDLMSRMTNDIENLNAALSQSVIQIISTVLTVIGSAIAMFYLNWILAIVTMLIIPCILWSAKQIIKRSSKNYAAKQKDLGNLNGFIAESISNSDITTLFGKEVQTIEQFHEANEKLRNSAMRAEIVTGLMGPLNNFINTLGIGVVVGVGALMSVNQLVTIGVIASFITYSRQFLRPINQLSNLFNTFQSAIAGAERVFEILDEEEEVKDVRNALEKDRFIGDVVFRNVHFSYNNGKSVLQDISFHAQAGETIALVGPTGSGKTSIVQLLNRFYDASRGEIYIDGENIKSYRLGNLRDHIGVVLQDTYLFSGTVRENIRFGKLDATDEEVKRAAKIAFAHNFIKYLPKQYDTMLVSGGMNLSQGQRQLIAIARAILEDPDILILDEATSSVDTMTEVHIQKGLNNLMKGRTSFVIAHRLKTIENADQILVIKDGTIVEKGNHESLMMHDTYYANLQHQLQV, from the coding sequence CTGTTTACCCAAACTAATAGACAGTCGGTACCTCGAAATCTATTAAAACATCCAGGTGGAAGGTTTAATGGCCCAGCAGAAAAAGCGAAGAATCAAAAAGGAACCATTAAACGAATCTGGTCATATTTAAAAAACGAACGACTTGGGTTAATTAGTGCTATCGTTTTTGTCATCCTATCCTCTATATTGAGTTTACTAGGTCCATTATTAATTGGGGTTATTATTGATCAATTCATATTGGTGATGGATTTAGATGGAACAATTCGCATGGTTCTATTACTAACAGGTATTTATGTTGCTGGTGCGATATTAATGTGGTTACAAACATTAGTTATGATTCACGTTTCACAAAAGACCATTTGGCAACTACGACAGCATTTGTTTGATAAGTTTCAAACCCTCCCATTATCGTCGTTTGATAAACGTCAACAGGGCGATTTAATGAGCCGAATGACAAATGATATTGAAAATTTGAACGCTGCACTTTCACAAAGTGTCATTCAAATCATTTCTACCGTATTAACTGTTATTGGGTCGGCAATCGCAATGTTCTATTTAAACTGGATACTTGCCATTGTAACAATGCTTATCATCCCGTGTATCTTATGGTCAGCAAAACAAATCATTAAACGAAGTAGTAAAAACTATGCTGCAAAACAGAAGGATTTAGGAAACTTAAATGGTTTCATTGCAGAGTCGATATCGAATTCAGATATCACAACGTTATTCGGAAAAGAAGTTCAAACAATTGAACAATTTCATGAAGCCAATGAAAAACTAAGAAACTCTGCTATGCGTGCAGAGATTGTTACAGGTCTTATGGGTCCACTGAACAACTTCATAAATACATTAGGTATTGGGGTTGTTGTAGGAGTAGGAGCCTTAATGTCGGTGAATCAACTTGTTACAATAGGTGTAATTGCATCATTTATCACTTATTCGCGACAGTTCTTACGACCAATTAATCAGTTATCTAATCTTTTTAATACATTCCAATCGGCTATCGCTGGTGCTGAGCGTGTATTTGAAATTTTAGATGAAGAAGAGGAAGTAAAGGATGTGCGGAATGCTTTAGAAAAAGATCGATTTATTGGTGATGTAGTATTTCGGAATGTTCATTTTAGCTATAATAACGGAAAATCGGTTTTACAGGACATTTCATTTCATGCTCAAGCAGGTGAAACAATTGCGCTTGTAGGACCTACAGGATCTGGGAAAACATCAATTGTCCAACTATTAAATCGATTTTATGATGCATCTAGAGGCGAAATCTATATTGATGGTGAAAATATAAAATCGTATCGGTTAGGAAATCTAAGGGATCATATCGGTGTTGTTTTGCAAGATACGTATTTGTTCTCAGGTACCGTTCGAGAAAATATTCGATTTGGAAAATTGGATGCAACAGATGAAGAAGTAAAGCGAGCAGCTAAAATTGCGTTTGCTCATAATTTTATTAAATATCTTCCTAAACAGTATGACACAATGCTTGTTTCAGGTGGTATGAATTTAAGCCAAGGGCAACGTCAGTTAATTGCCATTGCGAGGGCTATATTAGAGGACCCAGATATTTTAATTTTAGATGAGGCAACATCAAGTGTTGATACGATGACCGAGGTTCATATTCAAAAAGGTTTAAATAACCTAATGAAGGGTCGTACGAGCTTTGTTATTGCACATCGATTAAAAACAATCGAGAATGCCGACCAAATACTAGTGATAAAAGATGGCACTATAGTAGAAAAAGGAAATCATGAATCTTTAATGATGCACGATACGTATTACGCTAACCTTCAGCATCAATTACAAGTATAA
- a CDS encoding ABC transporter ATP-binding protein — MKAAIKLTKYLKPYMTFAIIAPLLMILEVAMDLLQPTIMQHIIDKGIAENDSAYIITMFSFMILCAIIGLIGGVGCSIYATKSAVNFATDIRKDLYETITYFSTRNKDHFTLGKLITNITSDVEALQRAITMLLKVFVRGPLTFLGAIIIVYFTARELFPVLLFVVPILAISIYFFTQISGKLFLKVQEAIDQVNTKVQENLAGIRVIKAYNRKKHQIDQFTEVNGSLMKRNIQADQIIGILGPLTMFVVNIGIILALWYGAIKVENGEIQVGVIVAFINYLMMIMGGLMSSSAVLMQIARAIPSANRIVEVLEETPDIRTHDNAIVGPINGEIEFDDVSFTYIDGNEPVIKNISFKVSPGETVGVIGATGSGKSTIVKLIPRLFDVSKGEIRIDGTPIKNYNLQALRNAIAFAPQKATLFSKSIEDNVKYGKEDATIEELMRALRSSQAHEFVEKLEEKEKHFISQGATNLSGGQKQRLAMARAFVRKPSILILDDTTSAVDSISEKKIQKAIKDNFIESTKFIVSSKVSSIQHADQILVLDDGFIVGHGTHEELLKSNKVYQEIVETQLVKGGMHSE, encoded by the coding sequence ATGAAAGCTGCAATAAAACTTACTAAATATTTAAAACCGTATATGACTTTTGCTATTATTGCACCTTTATTAATGATATTGGAAGTGGCAATGGATTTATTGCAGCCTACTATCATGCAGCATATCATTGATAAAGGAATTGCAGAGAATGATTCTGCCTATATTATTACAATGTTTAGTTTCATGATACTTTGTGCAATTATTGGCTTGATTGGTGGTGTTGGCTGCTCCATCTATGCAACGAAATCAGCTGTTAATTTTGCAACGGACATACGAAAAGATTTATACGAAACCATTACATATTTCTCAACTAGAAATAAGGATCATTTTACACTTGGGAAACTAATAACAAATATTACAAGCGATGTGGAAGCACTCCAACGTGCTATTACGATGCTATTAAAAGTCTTTGTGCGCGGACCTTTAACTTTTCTAGGTGCTATCATAATTGTTTATTTTACTGCGCGTGAACTTTTTCCTGTGCTCCTATTTGTCGTTCCTATATTAGCAATTTCAATTTACTTCTTTACTCAAATTTCAGGAAAGTTATTTTTAAAAGTACAAGAAGCGATTGACCAGGTAAATACAAAAGTGCAGGAGAATTTAGCGGGCATCCGAGTCATTAAAGCGTATAACCGGAAAAAGCATCAAATAGATCAATTTACAGAAGTAAATGGCTCTTTAATGAAAAGAAATATACAGGCAGATCAAATAATTGGAATTCTTGGTCCATTAACAATGTTTGTCGTTAATATTGGGATCATATTAGCTCTTTGGTATGGGGCAATAAAAGTTGAAAATGGAGAAATACAAGTAGGGGTAATCGTTGCATTTATTAACTACTTAATGATGATTATGGGTGGCCTTATGAGCTCGTCTGCGGTATTAATGCAGATAGCTCGTGCTATTCCGAGTGCTAATCGAATCGTTGAAGTGTTAGAGGAAACACCTGATATTAGGACACATGATAATGCTATTGTTGGACCAATTAATGGTGAAATTGAATTTGATGACGTTAGTTTTACATATATTGACGGAAATGAACCAGTTATTAAAAATATATCATTTAAAGTTAGTCCTGGAGAAACGGTGGGTGTAATTGGTGCTACAGGAAGTGGGAAATCTACCATTGTTAAATTAATCCCTAGATTGTTTGACGTATCGAAGGGGGAAATTAGAATTGATGGTACACCGATAAAGAATTACAATTTACAAGCTTTGCGCAATGCAATTGCTTTTGCACCACAAAAGGCCACTCTATTCTCAAAAAGTATTGAAGATAATGTGAAATACGGAAAAGAAGATGCCACTATCGAAGAATTAATGCGAGCATTGCGTTCATCGCAAGCTCACGAATTTGTGGAGAAATTGGAAGAGAAGGAAAAGCATTTTATTTCACAAGGGGCAACGAATTTATCGGGCGGTCAAAAGCAGCGTCTTGCAATGGCGCGTGCATTCGTTCGAAAGCCTTCTATCTTAATTTTGGATGATACAACATCTGCAGTGGATAGTATTTCAGAAAAGAAAATTCAAAAAGCAATTAAAGATAATTTTATAGAAAGTACGAAATTCATTGTTTCATCTAAAGTATCATCTATTCAACATGCTGACCAAATACTAGTACTGGATGATGGCTTTATAGTAGGTCATGGAACACATGAAGAATTGTTGAAAAGCAATAAAGTTTATCAAGAAATTGTGGAAACACAACTTGTTAAAGGAGGGATGCATAGTGAATAA